Proteins found in one Lysinibacillus fusiformis genomic segment:
- a CDS encoding LysR family transcriptional regulator, translating into MVNLLQIEIFVKVVDIGNFTKAGEILAMTQSGISHNIASLESELGITLLNRGRNGISLTDSGERIIKNMRNILSEAESIKQEAASILGIQNGKINIGSFSSFASKVLPTIISRFRGEFEGIEINFYEGSYEQITRWVEEGKVDIGFTSLSHPLAHLEAIPLLRDRLVLIVPNHHHLAKNGQVKVEDLQGEAFIMPQLGCEVSVKQFLKEQKVSPKIQFNVEENQTIIAMVREGLGITIIPELALPYNLQGSIVKPLLPEPFREISIITRSKKQSLPAVKAFIKTTMDCIKDLQL; encoded by the coding sequence ATGGTGAACCTTTTGCAAATAGAAATATTCGTCAAAGTAGTCGATATTGGGAATTTCACAAAAGCAGGAGAAATATTGGCTATGACACAATCGGGCATAAGCCATAACATCGCTTCATTAGAGTCAGAACTCGGTATTACACTTTTGAATAGAGGGAGAAATGGCATCTCCTTAACAGATAGTGGAGAACGTATCATCAAAAATATGAGAAATATTTTATCCGAAGCAGAAAGCATTAAACAAGAGGCCGCTTCTATTTTAGGTATACAAAACGGAAAAATAAATATTGGCAGCTTTTCTAGTTTCGCCTCAAAAGTGTTGCCAACGATCATATCAAGGTTTAGAGGAGAGTTTGAAGGAATTGAAATAAACTTTTATGAGGGGAGCTATGAGCAAATTACACGTTGGGTGGAAGAGGGGAAAGTGGATATCGGTTTTACATCTTTGAGTCACCCCCTGGCTCATTTGGAGGCTATACCCTTATTAAGAGATCGATTAGTCCTTATAGTACCTAATCATCATCATCTTGCAAAAAATGGACAAGTGAAAGTGGAAGATCTTCAAGGGGAGGCTTTTATTATGCCCCAGCTAGGATGTGAAGTGAGTGTCAAACAATTTTTAAAAGAACAAAAAGTTTCCCCAAAGATACAGTTTAATGTGGAAGAAAATCAAACGATCATTGCAATGGTACGTGAAGGATTAGGCATTACAATCATACCAGAACTAGCTTTACCCTATAATTTACAAGGTTCCATTGTAAAACCTCTCTTACCCGAACCTTTCCGTGAAATAAGCATCATTACTAGGTCAAAGAAACAATCTCTTCCTGCTGTCAAAGCGTTTATAAAAACAACGATGGATTGTATTAAAGATTTACAGCTATAA